One part of the Lotus japonicus ecotype B-129 chromosome 2, LjGifu_v1.2 genome encodes these proteins:
- the LOC130739418 gene encoding uncharacterized protein LOC130739418, translating into MVAAIAVSSPKSTLLQNTIYLSDPSSNFVGGSLKGLSLQLKPRQQRRHFTDLVVASASSTASPTSSNASGRFYFNFTGFPFPLGPFLNRRTIRTEAVKGCIWLFEQEQALGFSSVSTNTRMTVIKLKSGGLWVHAPIAPTDECIQLIKELGAPVECIVLPTFAYEHKIFVGPFSRKFPLAQVWVAPRQWSWPLNLPLEFFGIFRAKTLKDEDSSTPWAGEIEQKVLSSPEVGIGPYVEVAFYHKPSRTLLVTDAVIFVPRQPPECISKESLLASAKNGLAVKLLSKGREVPDDPVIDDKRNRQKGWERMVLQILFLGPSNLLEPNASFAQMSQKLIVSPIVKTLVFSKVPEKVREWVDSISRDWRFKRIIPAHFAAPVNASRSDFRAAFAFLDEFLVDPNPTWPSLSLLFSSIMGKAASYFPPDDMRTLSSLDQFLVSVGAVKRTVSGRKR; encoded by the exons atggtggcagccattgctGTTTCTTCTCCTAAGTCCACACTTTTGCAGAACACCATCTATTTGAGCGACCCAAGTTCAAATTTTGTTGGTGGGTCTTTGAAGGGTCTCTCCTTGCAGCTGAAACCAAGACAACAAAGAAGACACTTCACTGATTTGGTTGTGGCTTCAGCCAGCAGCACCGCTTCTCCAACCAGCAGCAATGCCAGTGGCAGATTCTACTTCAACTTCACTGGGTTTCCTTTCCCTCTAGGTCCTTTCCTCAACAGGCGCACTATTAGAACTGAG GCTGTGAAGGGCTGTATATGGCTATTCGAACAAGAGCAAGCATTAGGCTTCAGCAGCGTTTCAACGAACACTAGGATGACAGTTATCAAACTCAAATCTGGTGGTTTATGGGTTCATGCACCTATAGCTCCAACTGACGAGTGTATTCAG CTTATTAAGGAGCTGGGGGCTCCTGTTGAATGTATAGTCCTACCTACTTTTGCTTATGAGCAcaaaatatttgttggtccattttcTAGAAAGTTTCCCCTTGCTCAGGTGTGGGTGGCACCAAGGCAATGGAGTTGGCCATTGAATTTACCTTTGGAATTCTTTGGTATTTTTCGCGCTAAAACTTTGAAAGACGAGGATTCGTCCACTCCTTGGGCTGGTGAGATAGAACAAAAGGTTCTGAGCTCACCTGAAGTTG GAATCGGTCCCTATGTGGAAGTAGCTTTCTACCACAAGCCTTCAAGAACACTATTGGTGACCGATGCTGTTATTTTTGTCCCAAGACAGCCACCTGAGTGTATAAGCAAAGAATCCCTGTTAGCATCTGCAAAAAATGGTCTCGCTGTAAAACTTCTAAGTAAAGGAAGGGAGGTACCTGATGACCCAGTTATCGACGACAAAAGGAACCGGCAAAAAG GATGGGAAAGAATGGTTCTACAAATCTTGTTTCTTGGTCCATCCAATCTTTTAGAACCTAATGCTAGCTTTGCACAGATGTCCCAGAAGTTGATTGTTTCACCTATTGTGAAGACGCTGGTCTTCAGCAAAGTTCCTGAAAAG GTGAGAGAATGGGTTGATAGCATTTCGCGAGATTGGAGGTTCAAGAGAATTATCCCTGCTCACTTTGCTGCTCCAGTAAATGCAAGTAGGTCTGATTTCCGGGCTGCTTTTGCATTTTTGGATGAGTTTTTGGTCGACCCTAATCCAACTTGGCCTTCTCTTTCCCTTCTGTTCTCATCAATCATGGGAAAGGCAGCCAGTTATTTCCCCCCGGATGACATGAGGACCTTATCATCCCTTGACCAGTTTTTAGTTTCAGTTGGAGCAGTGAAGAGAACTGTTTCAGGAAGGAAGCGATGA
- the LOC130739417 gene encoding uncharacterized protein LOC130739417: protein MWNFASNCIAGNVELKNDSSKLTHSGSECSDDETSVVGREEGLECPVCWESFNIVENVPYVLWCGHTLCKNCILGLQWAVVKFPTLPVQLPLFISCPWCNLLSFRLVYRGNLKFPRKNYFLLWMVESMNGDRVKSHSTFCGDNQQNWPIKDNSTTGSQVYNGSLRRGQVRQPETHNSIQYHGHTGNYLSMQRLHISLRKSLIFFVQLTAKFPLVIIFLLIILYAIPASAVILALYILITILFALPSFLILYFSYPSLDWLVREIIT from the coding sequence ATGTGGAACTTTGCATCAAACTGCATTGCTGGAAATGTGGAACTGAAAAATGATTCTTCAAAGCTAACTCATTCTGGTTCGGAATGTTCTGATGACGAGACTTCTGTTGTGGGCAGAGAGGAAGGACTGGAATGCCCGGTATGCTGGGAATCTTTCAATATTGTGGAAAATGTACCCTATGTTTTATGGTGTGGCCATACCCTTTGTAAAAATTGTATCCTCGGATTGCAATGGGCTGTTGTGAAGTTTCCGACGTTGCCAGTTCAACTTCCGCTTTTTATCTCCTGCCCATGGTGCAACCTTTTATCCTTTCGTTTAGTTTATCGGGGAAATCTTAAGTTCCCTCGCAAGAACTACTTCCTTCTTTGGATGGTTGAGAGCATGAATGGCGATAGAGTAAAATCACATTCAACTTTCTGTGGGGATAATCAACAAAACTGGCCAATCAAAGACAACTCAACCACAGGAAGCCAGGTATACAATGGTAGCCTTCGGAGGGGGCAAGTTCGCCAGCCAGAGACACATAATTCCATTCAGTATCATGGTCATACTGGCAACTACCTCAGTATGCAAAGATTGCATATTTCTCTGCGAAAGTCACTGATTTTCTTTGTCCAGTTAACAGCTAAGTTTCCATTGGTCATCATATTTCTTTTGATTATTTTGTATGCAATACCAGCCAGTGCAGTCATTTTGGCTCTGTATATACTCATTACAATTCTGTTTGCTCTCCCATCATTTCTCATCTTGTACTTCTCATATCCTAGTTTGGATTGGCTTGTCAGGGAAATCATCACCTGA